In Corvus moneduloides isolate bCorMon1 chromosome 3, bCorMon1.pri, whole genome shotgun sequence, one DNA window encodes the following:
- the GPR75 gene encoding probable G-protein coupled receptor 75 produces MNGSGRLPPGPAEQLGANGSGPAELREGTHAATLAACASLLALVFCLGSYGNLIVLLSFFDPALRKFRTDFDFMILNLSFCDLFICGVAAPMFAFVLFFGPARGVPGTFCFTFHLTSSGFIIMSLKTVAVIALHRLRMVLGKHPHRAASAPCSLLLTLLLWAASFTLATLATLRTRGSRLCLPMASLPSGQGKLILYLYVTDFICCVAVVSVSYVMIAQALLRNARARKCPPAVAVGAPRAQLFAGPGAVPALYRTQSCTKPPHGHAKLAGRLPLASAVNLATAKDSKAVVTCVVIVLSVLVCCLPLGISLVQDMLSSSGGFVLYQFELCGFTLIFFKSGLNPFIYSRNSAGLRRRVVWCLQYVALVFFCCKHKTRLRAMGKGSLEVNRNKSSHHETNSAYMLSPKPQKKGLEQACGASHSKDSVLSPKASAGQQHYGQSSSTPMNTRIEPYYSVYNSSPSAEVSTPHSLQPAGSAFGFAKPCIPALHHSGSAGWDCGAAPARHIPLPSV; encoded by the coding sequence ATGAACGGGTCGGGGCGGCTGCCGCCCGGGCCCGCGGAGCAGCTGGGCGCGAACGGCAGCGGCCCCGCGGAGCTGCGGGAGGGCACTCACGCCGCCACGCTGGCCGCCTGCGCCTCCTTGCTGGCCCTCGTCTTCTGCCTGGGCTCCTACGGCAACCTCATCGTGCTGCTCTCCTTCTTCGACCCGGCCCTCCGGAAATTCCGCACCGACTTCGACTTCATGATCCTCAACCTCTCCTTCTGCGACCTCTTCATCTGCGGCGTGGCCGCCCCCATGTTCGCCTTCGTCCTGTTCTTCGGCCCGGCCCGCGGCGTGCCCGGCACCTTCTGCTTCACCTTCCATCTCACCAGCTCCGGCTTCATCATCATGTCGCTCAAGACGGTGGCGGTGATCGCGCTGCACCGGCTGCGCATGGTGCTGGGCAAGCATCCGCACCGCGCCGCCTCCGCGCCCTGCTCGCTGCTCCTCACGCTGCTGCTCTGGGCCGCCAGCTTCACCCTGGCCACGCTGGCCACGCTGCGCACCCGCGGCTCCCGCCTctgcctgcccatggccagCCTGCCCAGCGGACAGGGCAAGCTCATCCTCTACCTCTACGTCACCGACTTCATCTGCTGCGTGGCCGTCGTGTCCGTGTCCTACGTGATGATcgcccaggccctgctcaggaaCGCGCGGGCGAGGAAGTGCCCGCCCGCGGTGGCCGTGGGAGCCCCCAGGGCTCAGCTCTTCGCGGGGCCCGGGGCCGTCCCCGCCCTATACAGGACCCAGAGCTGCACCAAGCCACCCCACGGCCACGCCAAGCTCGCTGGCCGGCTCCCGCTGGCCTCGGCCGTCAATCTGGCCACGGCCAAAGACTCCAAGGCCGTGGTGACGTGCGTGGTCATCGTGCTCTCCGTCCTGGTGTGCTGCCTGCCCCTGGGCATCTCCTTGGTGCAGGACATGCTGTCCAGCAGCGGTGGCTTTGTGCTCTACCAGTTTGAGCTGTGTGGGTTTACCCTCATTTTTTTCAAGTCGGGATTAAATCCCTTTATATATTCCCGCAACAGCGCGGGGCTGCGGAGACGCGTGGTCTGGTGCCTGCAGTACGTGGCGCTGGTGTTTTTCTGCTGCAAGCACAAGACGAGGCTTCGAGCCATGGGCAAAGGCAGCCTGGAGGTCAACAGGAACAAGTCGTCCCACCACGAGACCAACTCAGCCTACATGTTGTCTCCAAAGCCTCAGAAGAAGGGTTTGGAGCAGGCGTGCGGTGCCAGCCACTCCAAGGACAGCGTGCTGAGTCCCAAGGCGTCCGCGGGGCAGCAGCACTAcgggcagagcagctccaccCCGATGAACACGCGGATCGAGCCCTACTACAGCGTGTACAACAGCAGCCCCTCGGCGGAGGTGAGCACCCCGCACAGCCTGCAGCCCGCGGGCTCCGCCTTCGGCTTTGCCAAGCCCTGCATCCCCGCGCTCCATCACTCCGGCAGCGCAGGGTGGGACTGCGGCGCTGCTCCCGCCAGGCACATACCACTGCCCTCCGTGTAG
- the LOC116441672 gene encoding toll-like receptor 2 type-1 encodes MRILPGCLHFCFIPLLLSRAHGFLTWRTPPAFLVYNYSYSNLSSVSEAQAPKTARALNFSHNVIEKITKRDLERFARLEVLDLSYNRIRDVEPGAFQSLLSLVSVDLSFNYEKLLLSNLPPHLKLSPAGKTPGSLQLSKNSDKSYGAALEPSVPTEELPRSGVLSLRQILNPRLRRSTGNLLRRGEGNTVAPPTATPEPSLCGISINGTLDLSHSNLTTEELMLKLDEDLCQAQLGRILELDISHNNVEMDLLSLFGLFFPMENTLSIDASSNKLTINILDAESICEFPSHQLLFLNISNNPINSLDTLCLPSSIKEIDLSFTNISQIPVDFAKKLFNLEKMYVQGNHFIYTAFSESGNALPTCVPPPGTVHISAISFVRNVAGTPIESLPEKVKHLGMSSCSIVELPEWFAETVEELLFLDLSSNYISVLPNFPSSLQHLDISNNDIEVIPPSLKSLSNLTIFMIQNNKIVAMHTEYFPSALKKCDFSKNKVKVLSLTDALEKLEHLNISGNLITHLEPAGRLPALTSLDSSHNLIPELPDGFGESLPGLKYFNLSGNKISFLQHGSLPASLVELDISDNAITTIVEATFGPLTSLRVLTVQGEHFFCTCDLYWFVNVYIHEPQLEIRGRGAMTCSFPPERRGSLVGSSHLTLLRCSLGVQLAVTAGAAGLAVLALTVLCWRLDGPWYIRMGWYWCMAKRKQYEKRPENKLFDAFISYSEHDADWTKENLLEKLENDGFRICYHERDFKPGHPVLGNIFYCIENSHKVLFVLSPSFVNSCWCQYELYFAEHRVLNENLDSLIMIVLEDLPPHSVPQKFSKLRKLLRRKTYLKWSPEEHKQKIFWHQLKAVLKTTNEPLVRAENGSALEMQELE; translated from the coding sequence atgagGATCCTTCCTGGCTGCCTTCATTTCTGCTTCATTCCTCTCTTACTCAGCAGAGCACATGGATTCCTAACATGGAGAACACCTCCAGCCTTCCTGGTTTATAACTACTCCTATTCAAACCTCTCCTCTGTCTCAGAAGCACAAGCTCCAAAAACAGCGAGAGCTCTCAATTTCTCACACAATGTCATTGAAAAAATAACCAAGAGAGACTTGGAAAGATTTGCCAGGTTGGAAGTTCTAGACCTTTCCTACAATCGGATCAGGGATGTTGAGCCTGGAGCATTCCAGAGTCTGCTCAGCCTGGTTTCTGTGGATTTATCATTTAATTACGAGAAGCTGCTTCTGTCAAATCTCCCACCCCACCTGAAGCTCTCACCCGCTGGCAAAACTCCGGGGTCTTTGCAGCTTTCCAAGAATTCTGACAAATCCTAtggggctgctctggagccTTCTGTTCCCACCGAAGAGCTGCCGCGCTCCGGAGTTCTGTCTCTCCGGCAAATCCTTAACCCCAGGCTCAGGAGAAGCACAGGGAATCTTCTTCggagaggagaggggaacaCAGTGGCCCCTCCCACAGCCACACCCGAGCCCAGCCTCTGTGGAATTTCCATTAACGGGACACTTGACCTGTCCCACAGTAACCTCACCACGGAAGAGCTGATGTTAAAACTGGATGAGGATCTCTGCCAAGCCCAGCTGGGCAGGATTTTGGAGCTTGACATCAGTCACAACAACGTGGAAATGGATCTTCTGTCACTGTTTGGGCTGTTCTTTCCAATGGAAAACACGCTGTCCATCGACGCCAGCTCCAACAAGTTAACCATTAACATCCTGGATGCCGAGTCCATCTGTGAGTTCCCATCCCACCAGCTTTTGTTCCTAAACATCAGCAACAACCCCATCAACAGCCTGGATACGCTGTGCCTCCCTTCCAGCATCAAGGAAATTGATTTGTCCTTCACCAACATCAGCCAAATTCCAGTGGATTTCGCTAAAAAATTGTTTAACTTGGAAAAAATGTACGTTCAAGGAAACCACTTCATCTACACAGCATTCTCAGAAAGCGGGAATGCACTTCCAACGTGTGTCCCTCCCCCCGGAACTGTACACATCAGCGCCATCTCCTTTGTCAGGAACGTGGCTGGAACACCCATTGAAAGCCTTCCCGAGAAAGTGAAACACCTGGGAATGTCCAGCTGCTCCATTGTGGAGCTGCCAGAGTGGTTTGCTGAGACAGTGGAAGAACTGTTATTTCTGGACCTCAGCAGCAACTACATTTCTGTACTTCCcaatttcccctcctccctgcagcatcTCGACATCAGCAACAACGACATCGAAGTCATCCCCCCCAGTCTGAAATCCCTCTCCAACTTAACAATATTtatgattcagaataacaaaATTGTGGCTATGCACACCGAGTATTTTCCATCAGccttaaaaaaatgtgatttcagtAAAAACAAGGTGAAGGTGTTGTCCTTAACTGAtgccctggaaaagctggaacaTCTAAACATTTCTGGGAACCTGATCACACATCTGGAGCCCGCTGGGCGCCTTCCTGCACTGACCAGCCTGGACAGCAGCCACAACctgatcccagagctgcccGATGGCTTTGGGGAATCCCTCCCAGGGCTGAAGTATTTTAATCTGTCAGGGAATAAGATCTCCTTTCTGCAGCATGGCTctctcccagcttctctggTCGAGCTGGACATCAGCGACAACGCCATCACAACCATTGTGGAGGCCACGTTTGGCCCACTGACGAGTCTGAGGGTTCTGACTGTCCAAGGGGAGCATTTTTTCTGTACCTGTGACCTGTACTGGTTCGTGAACGTCTACATCCACGAGCCCCAGCTGGAGATCAGGGGCAGGGGGGCCATGACGTGCAGCTTCCCCCCGGAACGCCGGGGCTCCCTGGTGGGCAGCAGCCACCTGACCCTGCTGCGCTGCTCCCTGGGTGTCCAGCTGGCCGTGACCGCCGGCGCTGCcggcctggctgtgctggccctCACCGTGCTCTGCTGGCGCCTGGACGGGCCCTGGTACATCAGGATGGGCTGGTACTGGTGCATGGCCAAAAGGAAGCAGTACGAGAAGAGGCCAGAAAACAAACTCTTCGATGCCTTCATCTCGTACAGCGAGCACGATGCCGACTGGACCAAAGAGAacctgctggaaaagctggaaaatgatGGGTTCAGGATATGTTACCACGAGAGGGATTTCAAACCGGGGCATCCCGTGCTTGGGAACATTTTTTACTGCATAGAGAACAGCCATAAAGTGCTTTTTGTTCTCTCTCCCAGCTTTGTGAACAGCTGCTGGTGTCAGTACGAGCTGTATTTTGCCGAACACCGGGTCCTGAATGAAAACCTGGATTCCCTCATCATGATCGTGCTGGAAGATCTCCCGCCCCACAGCGTCCCTCAGAAATTCAGCAAACTCAGGAAACTGCTGAGAAGGAAAACCTACTTGAAGTGGAGCCCTGAGGAACAcaagcagaaaatattctggCATCAGCTAAAAGCCGTCCTAAAAACAACCAACGAGCCGCTCGTGCGAGCGGAGAACGGATCTGCTCTGGAAATGCAGGAGCTGGAATGA